In Dermacentor andersoni chromosome 4, qqDerAnde1_hic_scaffold, whole genome shotgun sequence, the following proteins share a genomic window:
- the LOC140217306 gene encoding uncharacterized protein, which produces MSAAAAAAPSVGRRRLSAQQRRAESEPATWAKGSHCSRQSLPSCMVPAPTGRRPSAGFTWFTGRFGKRAQSDPWISDRIRRYFLTRTFNVGPGNALLLSLHTLVTNVGR; this is translated from the exons ATGTCGGCGGCTGCCGCGGCAGCGCCCTCGGTGGGCCGGCGCCGCCTGTCGGCCCAGCAACGGCGCGCCGAATCCGAACCCGCCACCTGGGCCAAGGGTTCTCACTGTTCGCGCCAGAGCCTGCCGTCGTGCATGGTACCAGCGCCCACGGGACGCCGTCCTTCGGCTGGCTTCACCTGGTTCACCGGCCGCTTCGGAAAGCGCGCCCAGAGTGACCCCTGGATCTCGGACCGTATTCGCCGATACTTCCTTACCCGAACCTTCAACGTCGGCCCCGGCAACGCACTCCTGTTGAGCTTG CACACACTGGTGACCAATGTGGGGCGATAA